Proteins encoded within one genomic window of Gemmatimonadota bacterium:
- a CDS encoding GNAT family N-acetyltransferase has protein sequence MTKSRESKGSKASLPLKDFERKIRVRGLALEDYPELVALQERCFPGMTPWAKDQLESQLDIFPEGQLCLEYDGRLVASSTSLIVDYDRDHEWHDWKRVSDGGYIRNHTPGGDTLYGIEIMVDPEFRGMHLARRLYDARKALSRELNLARIVIGGRIPGFGSQPEGMSAREYVEKVIERGLYDPVLTTQVANGFVLRELIPDYFPSDTASRGYATHLEWTNLDHIRDPKQRWYRVSQVRLCAVQYRMRPIDSWEELEAQCSFFVDAAANSKADFVLFPELITNQLSGLEPRRTPAETVRALAKLTPRYLDFFSGAAIKYNVNIIGGSQFTIVDDRLFNVAFLFRRDGTIEQQPRIHVTPEERRWWGIEPGTGLSVFPTDRGRIAILPSYDVLFPELARIVAGDGAQILFVPFSEEDRAGYLRVRYCCQARAVENDVYVVASGTTGNLPFVAHGDTHYAQSGIFTPLDHAFARDGVAGESTPNVETLVIADADLELLRRHRYEGTVQPWRDRRTELYRVAWRPRPDEPEERI, from the coding sequence ATGACCAAGAGTAGGGAATCGAAAGGGTCGAAGGCCAGCCTACCCCTGAAAGACTTCGAGAGGAAGATCCGCGTTCGCGGGTTGGCCCTCGAGGACTACCCGGAGCTGGTCGCCCTGCAGGAGCGCTGCTTTCCGGGAATGACACCCTGGGCGAAGGACCAGCTCGAAAGCCAACTCGATATCTTTCCGGAAGGGCAACTCTGCCTCGAGTACGACGGCCGACTCGTCGCCTCTTCGACTTCGCTCATCGTGGATTACGATCGCGACCACGAGTGGCACGACTGGAAGCGCGTTTCCGACGGCGGATACATCCGCAACCACACGCCGGGCGGCGACACGCTGTACGGGATCGAGATCATGGTGGATCCCGAGTTCCGGGGGATGCACCTGGCGCGCCGTCTCTACGACGCTCGCAAGGCCCTCAGCCGCGAGCTCAACCTCGCGCGCATCGTCATCGGAGGCCGCATCCCCGGATTCGGAAGTCAGCCGGAGGGGATGTCTGCACGTGAATACGTGGAGAAGGTGATCGAACGAGGGCTCTACGATCCGGTTCTCACGACGCAGGTGGCGAACGGGTTCGTGCTTCGGGAGCTCATTCCGGATTATTTCCCGTCCGATACCGCTTCGCGGGGATACGCGACACACCTCGAGTGGACCAATCTGGACCATATTCGCGACCCGAAGCAGCGTTGGTACCGGGTCTCACAGGTTCGGCTCTGCGCCGTTCAGTATCGGATGCGGCCCATCGACTCATGGGAGGAGCTCGAAGCGCAGTGCTCGTTCTTCGTGGACGCGGCGGCCAACAGCAAGGCCGATTTCGTGTTATTCCCCGAGCTCATCACGAACCAGCTCAGCGGGCTCGAACCGCGGCGCACTCCTGCCGAGACCGTCCGCGCCCTGGCGAAGCTCACGCCCCGCTACCTCGACTTCTTCTCCGGCGCCGCGATCAAATACAATGTGAACATCATCGGGGGATCTCAGTTCACGATCGTGGACGACCGCCTCTTCAACGTCGCTTTTCTCTTTCGCCGGGACGGCACGATCGAGCAGCAGCCCCGAATTCACGTCACGCCGGAGGAGCGGAGGTGGTGGGGAATCGAGCCCGGCACGGGACTAAGCGTCTTTCCGACGGATCGGGGCCGCATCGCCATCCTCCCCTCTTATGACGTCCTGTTTCCCGAGCTGGCCCGGATCGTCGCCGGAGACGGCGCCCAGATCCTCTTCGTACCCTTCTCCGAGGAAGACCGGGCCGGCTATCTTCGGGTCCGGTACTGCTGTCAGGCAAGGGCCGTCGAGAACGATGTCTACGTCGTGGCCTCCGGCACGACCGGGAACCTTCCCTTCGTGGCACATGGGGACACCCATTACGCGCAGTCGGGGATCTTCACTCCCCTCGACCATGCGTTCGCCCGCGACGGAGTGGCCGGCGAATCCACCCCGAATGTCGAGACGCTCGTGATCGCGGACGCCGACCTCGAACTGCTGCGAAGACATCGCTACGAAGGCACCGTCCAACCCTGGCGAGACCGCCGCACCGAGCTCTATCGCGTGGCCTGGCGCCCGCGCCCCGACGAGCCCGAAGAGCGGATCTGA
- a CDS encoding amidohydrolase family protein, giving the protein MLIDCHVHLNNYHTAEGEAPRPTEANVQRLFDAMAQHGVDHAIVLTSYKVDVERPSVEHVLEILAEDPRTTVIEGLRWRGDTRTDLFHMEERIRDGLVKGIKLYPGYDKYPINDPSLETVFRIAAKHNVPVMIHCGDTYAANAKVRMAHPLLVDDVAVDYPDVRFVICHLGNPWFQDTAEVLYKNDNVFADISGLVLGDFDYAFERHLVARVKDMIAYMGDPGRQLMYGSDWPLVEMGPYVKFLNSLEFEGETFENIAWRTASRLFEIDVEALKES; this is encoded by the coding sequence ATGCTCATTGACTGTCACGTGCATCTCAACAACTACCACACAGCTGAAGGCGAAGCTCCCCGGCCAACGGAGGCCAACGTCCAACGCCTCTTCGACGCTATGGCCCAACATGGTGTCGATCACGCCATCGTGCTCACCTCTTACAAGGTGGACGTGGAGCGGCCGAGCGTCGAGCACGTCCTGGAGATCCTCGCCGAAGATCCGAGGACGACGGTGATCGAAGGACTCCGGTGGCGCGGCGACACGCGGACGGACCTCTTCCACATGGAAGAGCGGATCCGGGATGGGCTGGTCAAGGGCATCAAGCTCTACCCCGGTTACGACAAGTACCCGATCAACGATCCCTCGCTGGAGACGGTTTTCCGCATCGCCGCCAAGCACAATGTGCCAGTCATGATCCACTGCGGCGACACCTACGCGGCGAACGCGAAGGTTCGAATGGCTCATCCCCTCCTCGTGGATGACGTGGCGGTGGACTATCCCGATGTCCGATTTGTCATCTGCCACCTCGGAAATCCCTGGTTCCAGGACACCGCCGAGGTGCTTTATAAAAACGACAATGTTTTTGCCGACATCTCCGGGCTCGTTCTCGGAGACTTCGACTATGCCTTCGAGCGTCACCTGGTCGCGCGCGTGAAGGACATGATCGCGTATATGGGCGATCCCGGACGCCAGCTCATGTACGGAAGTGACTGGCCGCTCGTCGAGATGGGGCCGTACGTGAAGTTCCTCAATTCGCTCGAGTTCGAGGGAGAGACCTTCGAGAACATCGCGTGGCGGACCGCGTCGCGGCTCTTCGAGATCGACGTGGAGGCTTTGAAAGAGAGCTGA
- a CDS encoding amidohydrolase — translation MRAPGPRLALLAALALAGCAGEAAVPADLVFLDGLVYTVDPERPRAEAVAVRDGRIAYVGDAGGARALIGPETEVIALEGRMLLPGFHDTHVHPVSGGIELGQCDLNPAESRADIVRLVSACAARDPEAEWVRGGGFQLPIFPDGAPPRMLLDSLVPDRPAYLTSSDAHTAWVNSAALALAGVTAESTDPPPDGVIVRTPGGEPQGTLRESAMELVGRLLEEPSDAEVQAGLERGLARAASLGITTVHEASAGEAFVRAYAAAEGEGWLTARAVIALRVDPNRGVTQIPELEALRDRTIGRLVRPVAAKIFLDGVIEGGTAALLEPYTDRPAWRGELSVPPDTLTALVMALDDAGFKVHVHAIGDRAIRTALDAFEAQHARDGGAGPRHILAHIQLFDPEDIPRFAELGVVASFQPLWFYEDSYITDLTVPRLGPERSRWLYPARSVFETGAVVAAGSDWSVTSMDPLRAIEVAVTRRNPDQDTGAAWIPEERVDLESMIRAYTLNGAIAGDMEGETGTITVGKIADLVVLDTNLFRVPPERISDTRVDLTVFEGRVVYRR, via the coding sequence ATGCGAGCCCCGGGACCCCGCTTGGCCCTATTGGCCGCGTTGGCCCTCGCGGGCTGTGCCGGCGAGGCTGCGGTGCCCGCGGACCTGGTCTTTCTCGATGGGCTCGTTTACACCGTAGACCCCGAACGGCCCCGGGCGGAGGCTGTCGCCGTCCGCGACGGCCGTATCGCTTATGTGGGTGATGCGGGAGGGGCAAGAGCACTTATCGGCCCCGAAACCGAGGTGATCGCGCTCGAGGGCCGAATGTTACTTCCGGGATTCCACGACACCCACGTCCATCCGGTGTCCGGGGGAATCGAGCTCGGCCAGTGCGATCTGAACCCCGCGGAATCCCGGGCCGACATCGTCCGCCTCGTTTCGGCGTGCGCGGCGCGGGATCCGGAGGCGGAATGGGTTCGCGGCGGGGGATTTCAGCTTCCGATCTTTCCCGACGGTGCGCCGCCCCGAATGCTGCTGGACAGCCTCGTGCCCGATCGGCCCGCGTACCTCACCTCCTCGGATGCCCATACCGCCTGGGTGAACTCGGCGGCGCTGGCGCTGGCCGGCGTCACAGCCGAGTCCACCGATCCGCCGCCCGACGGAGTCATCGTGCGCACCCCCGGCGGCGAGCCGCAGGGGACGCTGCGCGAGAGCGCGATGGAGCTGGTGGGCCGCCTTCTGGAGGAACCGTCCGACGCCGAAGTGCAGGCAGGCTTAGAGCGTGGCCTCGCCCGCGCGGCTTCGCTCGGGATCACCACGGTGCATGAGGCGAGTGCCGGGGAGGCCTTCGTACGTGCCTACGCGGCGGCGGAAGGGGAAGGGTGGCTCACGGCCCGCGCCGTGATCGCGCTCAGGGTGGACCCGAACCGGGGGGTCACCCAGATACCCGAGCTCGAAGCCCTTCGCGACCGCACCATAGGCCGTCTCGTCCGTCCCGTGGCGGCCAAGATCTTTCTCGACGGCGTGATCGAGGGAGGCACGGCGGCCCTGCTCGAACCCTACACCGACCGCCCCGCGTGGAGGGGCGAGTTAAGCGTCCCGCCGGACACGCTCACGGCACTCGTGATGGCGCTGGACGACGCGGGCTTCAAGGTCCATGTGCATGCGATCGGGGACCGGGCCATTCGCACTGCGCTCGATGCCTTCGAGGCGCAGCACGCCAGGGATGGAGGCGCGGGGCCCCGTCACATCCTGGCCCACATCCAGCTTTTCGACCCTGAAGACATCCCGCGCTTCGCGGAGCTCGGCGTAGTTGCCAGCTTCCAGCCGCTCTGGTTCTACGAGGACAGCTACATCACCGACCTCACGGTGCCGCGCCTGGGTCCCGAGCGATCGCGTTGGCTCTATCCCGCCCGAAGCGTATTCGAGACGGGGGCCGTCGTCGCCGCGGGAAGCGACTGGTCGGTGACCTCGATGGACCCGCTCCGGGCGATCGAAGTCGCCGTGACACGCCGGAACCCGGACCAGGATACCGGCGCGGCCTGGATCCCCGAGGAGCGGGTGGACCTGGAAAGCATGATCCGGGCCTACACTCTGAACGGCGCGATCGCGGGCGACATGGAGGGTGAAACCGGCACCATCACGGTGGGCAAGATCGCAGACCTCGTCGTCCTGGACACCAACCTCTTTCGGGTGCCGCCCGAGCGGATTTCCGACACACGGGTGGATCTCACCGTTTTCGAGGGACGGGTCGTGTATCGGAGGTAG
- a CDS encoding diguanylate cyclase has product MRKSRITRANWAPTDYTPARVADSPLGSDQRVLLDEVYRDDDTGLFNRRAWNEARPRVDGDPDTEVLAVDIVGLKRTNDTLGHEAGDRLIGEVAKALSVIASEWDIQSRNLWRIGGDEFVVAVPSGWADEFGRRLEEAVGMHPIRGTKFASGVRYGVGADFSAADHALLVARDQLVQTHPRFAVRPS; this is encoded by the coding sequence ATGCGCAAATCGAGGATCACACGCGCCAACTGGGCACCGACCGACTATACCCCGGCCCGGGTGGCGGACTCCCCATTAGGGTCCGACCAACGCGTCCTCCTGGACGAGGTCTACCGCGACGACGACACGGGACTGTTCAATCGGAGGGCTTGGAACGAAGCACGCCCCCGTGTCGATGGGGATCCGGACACCGAAGTCCTCGCCGTGGACATCGTGGGACTCAAGCGCACGAACGACACGCTCGGGCACGAGGCAGGGGATCGACTGATCGGCGAGGTCGCGAAGGCGTTGAGCGTGATCGCGAGCGAGTGGGACATTCAGTCCCGCAATCTCTGGCGGATCGGGGGGGACGAGTTCGTTGTCGCGGTCCCGTCGGGCTGGGCCGACGAGTTCGGTCGGCGTCTGGAGGAAGCCGTGGGAATGCATCCGATCAGGGGAACGAAGTTCGCCAGCGGTGTTCGGTACGGTGTAGGAGCCGACTTTTCCGCGGCAGACCATGCCCTTCTCGTCGCCCGTGACCAACTGGTGCAGACGCACCCCCGCTTCGCGGTGCGGCCTTCGTAG
- a CDS encoding PadR family transcriptional regulator, translating into MSRESHELLQGTLELLVLKALSLESMHGWGLAQRIEQMSREIFQVSQGSLYPALQRMKLKGWIRSEWRMTKNSRRARYYMLTPSGERQLDREAASWERASKGVNWVLSSEGTG; encoded by the coding sequence ATGTCCAGAGAGTCGCACGAGCTGCTTCAGGGCACCCTGGAGCTGCTGGTCCTCAAGGCACTTTCGCTCGAGTCGATGCATGGGTGGGGGCTCGCGCAACGTATCGAGCAGATGAGCCGAGAGATCTTCCAGGTGAGTCAAGGGTCGCTTTACCCAGCTCTCCAGCGAATGAAACTAAAGGGTTGGATTCGATCAGAGTGGAGGATGACAAAGAACAGCAGACGGGCCCGTTATTACATGCTAACCCCTTCCGGGGAGCGACAGCTCGATCGGGAGGCAGCGAGCTGGGAACGTGCGTCGAAGGGCGTCAATTGGGTGTTGAGCTCGGAGGGCACGGGATGA
- a CDS encoding CHRD domain-containing protein, with the protein MKTHFALFALLALMTVGCDDDDPTGPGNTDPLESDATLTGAAERPDPVTTDATGTATFTVTKGSTTGHDPDASGATTVTYSVSVTGLSGPATMAHIHGPAGVEAAAGIIVPLTVTNTAGTTGVIISGSFTTTGNAAVSMDSLVVLMRNGNSYVNVHTAANPPGEIRGQIVEEA; encoded by the coding sequence ATGAAGACTCATTTTGCCTTGTTCGCCTTGCTCGCCCTGATGACCGTCGGTTGTGATGATGACGATCCGACCGGTCCGGGAAACACCGATCCGCTCGAATCTGACGCGACCCTGACGGGCGCCGCCGAACGGCCCGACCCCGTCACCACGGATGCCACAGGCACGGCCACCTTCACGGTCACGAAAGGCTCGACAACCGGGCATGACCCGGATGCGTCAGGCGCGACGACCGTTACCTATTCGGTGTCGGTGACCGGATTGAGCGGGCCGGCGACAATGGCGCACATCCACGGACCAGCGGGAGTGGAAGCTGCTGCCGGCATCATCGTGCCACTCACCGTAACCAACACCGCGGGCACGACCGGCGTCATCATCTCGGGCTCGTTCACCACCACGGGCAACGCGGCGGTGTCGATGGATTCTCTGGTCGTATTGATGCGGAACGGAAACAGCTACGTAAACGTTCACACGGCAGCGAACCCGCCCGGGGAAATCCGCGGCCAGATCGTCGAGGAAGCGTAA
- a CDS encoding Fic family protein: MRKEAEAPNPTLSGSELTETLRLLGEIDEFKGYWRKLKELRAERLGELRKVATIESSGSSTRIEGAELTDEQVAQVLSGLSVDAFSQRDASEVRGYGELLQAIFDSHETIPLEERFIQQLHSILLAHSERDAWHRGRYKKDQYHLEARHPDGRVEVLFHTSSPFETPGRMAELIAATEAARELGEVHPLVVVARFIVEFLAIHPFQDGNGRLSRAVTTLLLLRAGYEYVPYASLERVVEDNKTAYYAALRSSQVAMRDAPTAYGAWLLFFLRSVRAQQKNLLAKLDVERSMVRLSEVQQRILDMVDDHGSVTSSVVAGTLDLPPRTVRYHLDVLIRHGLVVPRGEKRGRTYQRATGEAQDAGGQGSKTAAILADILERSGRIGSNDLKQLVEAHGYDPRVVGTLHGKRLAHLRRNRGTGESELTSRGREVAEQHLFARRLAEGARHS; this comes from the coding sequence ATGCGAAAGGAAGCAGAGGCTCCGAACCCAACCCTCTCCGGTTCAGAACTGACCGAGACTCTGCGGCTACTCGGTGAAATCGACGAATTCAAAGGTTATTGGCGCAAGTTGAAGGAACTCCGGGCCGAGCGCCTCGGTGAGCTGCGAAAGGTGGCCACCATCGAATCATCGGGAAGCAGCACGCGAATTGAGGGGGCTGAACTCACCGACGAACAGGTCGCACAAGTCCTGAGCGGCCTCTCGGTGGACGCCTTCAGCCAGCGTGATGCCTCCGAGGTACGAGGATACGGCGAGCTCCTGCAAGCCATCTTCGATAGCCACGAGACGATTCCGCTCGAGGAGCGGTTCATTCAGCAGCTCCACAGCATCCTGCTGGCCCACAGCGAGCGGGATGCGTGGCATCGTGGCCGATACAAGAAGGACCAATACCATCTGGAGGCCCGGCACCCGGACGGCCGAGTCGAGGTGCTCTTTCACACCTCATCCCCATTCGAGACACCTGGTCGGATGGCCGAGCTCATTGCGGCAACCGAGGCCGCGCGCGAATTGGGTGAGGTGCATCCGCTTGTGGTCGTAGCGAGGTTCATCGTCGAATTCCTTGCCATCCACCCGTTTCAGGATGGAAATGGCCGGCTCTCGAGGGCCGTGACCACCCTCCTCCTGCTTCGAGCTGGATACGAATACGTCCCCTACGCGTCTCTCGAGCGAGTGGTCGAAGACAACAAGACCGCGTATTACGCGGCGCTCCGGAGCTCTCAAGTCGCGATGCGGGACGCTCCGACAGCATATGGAGCCTGGCTCTTGTTCTTCCTGAGATCTGTCAGGGCTCAGCAGAAGAACCTGTTGGCAAAGCTGGATGTCGAACGCTCAATGGTTCGACTGTCCGAGGTCCAACAACGCATCCTCGACATGGTGGACGATCATGGCAGCGTCACCTCCAGCGTTGTAGCCGGCACGCTCGATCTTCCTCCCCGCACCGTCCGCTATCACTTGGATGTGCTCATCCGCCACGGGTTGGTCGTGCCCCGGGGTGAGAAGAGAGGACGAACCTATCAGAGGGCCACTGGCGAGGCGCAGGACGCCGGAGGACAAGGATCGAAGACCGCGGCGATCCTGGCCGACATCCTCGAGCGGAGCGGTCGGATCGGGTCCAACGATCTAAAGCAACTGGTCGAGGCGCACGGGTACGACCCGCGAGTCGTGGGGACGCTGCACGGGAAGCGACTCGCCCACCTGCGTCGAAATCGAGGCACGGGCGAGAGCGAGCTCACGTCACGGGGCAGGGAAGTCGCGGAGCAGCACCTGTTCGCTAGGCGATTGGCGGAGGGGGCACGACATTCGTAG
- a CDS encoding type II toxin-antitoxin system RelE/ParE family toxin — protein MIRSFRDAGTEDIFNQADTKRARKICPQSLWKIARRKLEWLDSAAKLEDLRVPPANRLEALKKDRRGQHSLRINDQLRVCFAWTEIGPTDVEIVDYHD, from the coding sequence ATGATCCGTTCGTTTCGAGACGCCGGAACGGAGGACATCTTCAACCAAGCGGACACGAAGCGTGCCCGGAAGATTTGTCCTCAAAGTCTTTGGAAGATAGCCCGGCGCAAGCTTGAATGGCTTGACTCGGCGGCGAAACTTGAGGATCTCCGAGTGCCCCCGGCCAATCGGCTGGAGGCCTTGAAGAAGGACCGCAGGGGCCAGCACAGCCTTCGGATCAACGACCAGCTACGCGTCTGCTTCGCCTGGACCGAGATCGGTCCGACGGATGTGGAGATCGTCGATTACCACGATTAG
- a CDS encoding HigA family addiction module antitoxin yields the protein MVRIPTHGAPAHPGEMLLEEFLNPMALTQRQLADGIRVPYQRINELVNGRRGITPATALRLAKFFGTTPDVWMNLQLRWDLYQAREAEASELERIKQIRAS from the coding sequence ATGGTCCGCATTCCAACCCACGGTGCGCCCGCCCATCCTGGCGAGATGCTGCTAGAGGAATTTCTCAACCCCATGGCTCTAACACAGCGGCAGCTCGCGGATGGTATTCGGGTGCCTTATCAACGGATCAACGAGTTGGTGAACGGACGGCGTGGGATCACCCCGGCGACGGCGCTCAGATTGGCCAAGTTCTTCGGGACGACTCCGGATGTCTGGATGAATCTTCAGCTCCGGTGGGACCTTTATCAGGCGCGGGAAGCCGAGGCGTCCGAGCTGGAGCGCATCAAGCAAATACGCGCCAGTTGA